A genomic segment from Desulfobacterales bacterium encodes:
- the hslV gene encoding ATP-dependent protease subunit HslV, with protein MSTFHGTTILAVRRNGKIVVAGDGQVSMNNNIVKHHARKVRRIYNDKIIVGFAGATADALNLSEKLEQKLERYNGNLTRSAVELAKDWRTDKFLRRLEALMIAVDETRTFLISGNGDVIEPDEGVIAIGSGGIAAQASAMALMNNTDLDAATIVQEAMKVAASLCVFTNTSVTIEEI; from the coding sequence ATGTCTACATTTCATGGAACAACCATTCTGGCGGTTCGGCGAAACGGTAAGATCGTCGTTGCCGGGGATGGTCAGGTTAGCATGAACAATAATATTGTAAAACATCATGCCAGAAAAGTCCGGCGGATATATAACGATAAAATTATTGTCGGCTTTGCAGGCGCGACCGCCGATGCGTTAAATCTTTCCGAGAAGCTCGAGCAGAAGCTGGAACGTTACAACGGCAATCTGACCCGTTCGGCAGTCGAATTGGCAAAAGACTGGCGTACGGATAAATTTTTGAGACGCCTGGAGGCGCTGATGATTGCCGTGGATGAGACCCGCACCTTTCTGATTTCCGGCAACGGGGATGTTATCGAACCGGATGAAGGCGTTATTGCCATCGGCTCCGGAGGCATCGCCGCACAGGCGTCTGCGATGGCGTTGATGAATAATACGGATCTGGATGCCGCAACGATCGTTCAGGAGGCCATGAAAGTGGCCGCATCGCTGTGTGTGTTTACCAATACATCTGTCACGATAGAAGAGATTTGA